Proteins co-encoded in one Actinomadura luteofluorescens genomic window:
- a CDS encoding Gfo/Idh/MocA family protein yields the protein MRYAFVGLGHRAQMYVDALLGEWSDTGEIAALCDPNRTRLRYHLDRIGREVPCFAPEEFGAVLDLADAVVVTTVDAAHARYVVAALDAGKDVVVEKPLCTTAEDCAAIAAAAERGPGRLVVTFNYRYSPRNSAVRRLVAEGAIGEVTSVHFDWALDTIHGADYFRRWHRDRANSGGLLVHKSTHHFDLVNWWIADAAASVYAQTSLRFYGAANARARGLTGRPARARDAAGLGTDPFLLDLAADPRLKSLYLDAEHEDGYLRDQDVFGEGVTIDDNMAVLVRYEGGAMLTYSLNAHAPAEGYRAVLNGTAGRLELDVVERAWTPPHAAIDPTASGKEHAAGASERLVLHRHWREPEEIVIGNGAGAHGGGDALLLDDVFRGPSHDPLCRQAGYRAGVASVMIGVSAGLSAATGAPVALTADGTRRAD from the coding sequence ATGCGATACGCCTTCGTCGGGCTCGGCCACCGGGCGCAGATGTACGTCGACGCGCTGCTCGGGGAATGGAGCGACACCGGCGAGATCGCCGCGCTCTGCGACCCCAACCGGACGCGCCTGCGCTACCACCTCGACCGGATCGGCCGCGAGGTCCCGTGCTTCGCGCCCGAGGAGTTCGGGGCCGTGCTCGACCTCGCCGACGCCGTCGTGGTCACCACCGTCGACGCCGCCCACGCCCGCTACGTGGTCGCGGCCCTCGACGCCGGCAAGGACGTCGTCGTGGAGAAGCCGCTGTGCACCACCGCCGAGGACTGCGCGGCGATCGCCGCGGCGGCCGAGCGCGGCCCGGGCAGGCTCGTCGTCACCTTCAACTACCGGTACTCGCCGCGCAACAGCGCCGTCCGCCGGCTCGTCGCGGAGGGCGCGATCGGCGAGGTCACCTCGGTGCACTTCGACTGGGCGCTCGACACCATCCACGGCGCCGACTACTTCCGCCGCTGGCACCGCGACAGGGCGAACTCGGGCGGGCTGCTGGTGCACAAGTCCACCCACCACTTCGACCTGGTCAACTGGTGGATCGCCGACGCCGCCGCCTCCGTGTACGCCCAGACGTCGCTGCGCTTCTACGGCGCCGCGAACGCCCGCGCCCGCGGCCTCACCGGACGTCCCGCCCGGGCCCGCGACGCGGCGGGCCTCGGCACGGACCCGTTCCTGCTGGACCTGGCCGCCGACCCCCGGCTCAAGAGCCTCTACCTCGACGCCGAGCACGAGGACGGGTACCTGCGCGACCAGGACGTCTTCGGCGAGGGCGTGACCATCGACGACAACATGGCGGTCCTCGTCCGCTACGAGGGCGGCGCGATGCTCACCTACTCCCTCAACGCGCACGCGCCCGCCGAGGGGTACCGGGCCGTCCTCAACGGCACCGCCGGACGGCTCGAACTGGACGTCGTCGAGCGCGCGTGGACGCCGCCGCACGCCGCGATCGACCCGACCGCGTCCGGCAAGGAGCACGCCGCGGGCGCGTCCGAGCGGCTGGTGCTGCACCGGCACTGGCGGGAGCCGGAGGAGATCGTGATCGGGAACGGCGCGGGCGCGCACGGCGGCGGCGACGCCCTCCTGCTCGACGACGTGTTCCGGGGACCGTCGCACGACCCGCTCTGCCGCCAGGCCGGGTACCGCGCGGGCGTCGCGAGCGTGATGATCGGCGTCTCCGCCGGCCTGTCCGCCGCGACCGGCGCCCCCGTCGCCCTCACGGCGGACGGCACCCGCCGGGCGGACTGA
- a CDS encoding carbohydrate-binding protein — protein MQLRSLIACGGLVAGGLAALPGTAAHAATTRYEAETSPAVCTGTIDSNHSGYSGSGFCNATNRAGAYAQLTVNAPAAGSATLRVRFANGTSAARAADVAVNGAAVPAVSFEGTASWDAWATKTITVPVNAGANTVRFTPTGAEGLPNIDYVEADTGDTPPPTGGDTLYVAPGGSDGASGTQADPTTLTSAIGRVAPGGTIYLRGGTYRYSQTVAIPQGRNGTQGDRTELFAYPGETPVLNFAAMSEDPANRGLAVNGSYWHVRGVVVEHAGDNGIFVGGSGNVIERAVTRFNRDSGLQISRVASDTPRDQWPSGNLVVSSESHDNADSDGEDADGFAAKLTIGSGNVFRYDVSHNNIDDGWDLYTKSETGAIGPVTIEDSLSYGNGTLSNGGQAGNGDRNGYKLGGEDIAVKHVVRRSIAYGNGHHGFTYNRNPGPMTVSDNVSVDNEERNFSFDAGTSVFRNDTSCRFAVDGSNDKVVGDADGSDQFWSGSNGSRCSSYAGALGWSFAPDGRLVVTFGGRAQTP, from the coding sequence ATGCAGCTGAGATCCCTCATCGCGTGCGGCGGCCTGGTGGCCGGCGGGCTCGCCGCCCTGCCCGGCACCGCCGCGCACGCCGCCACCACCCGCTACGAGGCCGAGACCTCGCCGGCGGTGTGCACCGGCACCATCGACTCCAACCACAGCGGCTACTCCGGCAGCGGATTCTGCAACGCCACGAACCGGGCCGGCGCCTACGCGCAGTTAACGGTGAACGCCCCGGCGGCGGGCAGCGCGACGCTGCGGGTCCGCTTCGCCAACGGCACCTCCGCCGCGCGGGCCGCGGACGTCGCGGTGAACGGCGCGGCCGTCCCGGCGGTGTCGTTCGAGGGCACCGCCTCGTGGGACGCCTGGGCCACCAAGACGATCACGGTGCCGGTGAACGCGGGCGCCAACACCGTCCGGTTCACCCCGACCGGCGCCGAGGGCCTGCCGAACATCGACTACGTCGAGGCCGACACCGGCGACACCCCGCCACCGACCGGCGGCGACACGCTGTACGTGGCGCCGGGCGGCAGTGACGGCGCGTCCGGGACGCAGGCGGACCCGACGACGCTCACCTCCGCGATCGGGCGCGTCGCCCCCGGCGGGACGATCTACCTGCGCGGCGGGACCTACCGCTACTCGCAGACGGTCGCCATCCCGCAGGGCCGCAACGGAACGCAGGGCGACCGCACGGAGCTGTTCGCCTATCCGGGCGAGACTCCGGTGCTGAACTTCGCCGCCATGAGCGAGGACCCGGCCAACCGCGGCCTCGCCGTGAACGGGTCGTACTGGCACGTCCGCGGCGTCGTCGTCGAGCACGCGGGCGACAACGGGATCTTCGTGGGCGGCAGCGGCAACGTCATCGAGCGCGCGGTGACCCGCTTCAACCGCGACTCCGGACTCCAGATCTCGCGGGTCGCCTCCGACACCCCCCGCGACCAGTGGCCCTCCGGCAACCTCGTGGTGAGCTCGGAGTCGCACGACAACGCCGACTCCGACGGGGAGGACGCCGACGGCTTCGCCGCGAAGCTCACCATCGGCTCCGGCAACGTCTTCCGCTACGACGTCTCCCACAACAACATCGACGACGGCTGGGACCTCTACACCAAGAGCGAGACCGGCGCCATCGGCCCGGTGACCATCGAGGACTCCCTCTCCTACGGCAACGGCACGCTCTCCAACGGCGGCCAGGCCGGGAACGGCGACCGCAACGGCTACAAGCTCGGCGGCGAGGACATCGCGGTCAAGCACGTCGTCCGGCGCAGCATCGCCTACGGCAACGGCCACCACGGGTTCACCTACAACAGGAACCCCGGCCCGATGACCGTGTCGGACAACGTCAGCGTCGACAACGAGGAGCGCAACTTCTCGTTCGACGCCGGCACCTCGGTGTTCCGGAACGACACCTCGTGCCGGTTCGCCGTCGACGGGTCGAACGACAAGGTCGTCGGCGACGCCGACGGGTCCGACCAGTTCTGGTCCGGCTCGAACGGCTCCCGGTGCTCCTCCTACGCGGGCGCGCTCGGCTGGTCCTTCGCGCCGGACGGCCGCCTCGTCGTGACCTTCGGGGGCAGAGCACAGACTCCGTGA